A window of the Phoenix dactylifera cultivar Barhee BC4 unplaced genomic scaffold, palm_55x_up_171113_PBpolish2nd_filt_p 000076F, whole genome shotgun sequence genome harbors these coding sequences:
- the LOC103724295 gene encoding uncharacterized protein LOC103724295, whose protein sequence is MEKTSIDMDLEEWEFLPDGKSFLDFGHEGGKELSSKEICFDTKGIVDMNYFICPSPTSRFTHAEEENSNPASETKQALRPTGPDPIVEKKKEEEEQDDELAKEFKDIGVIPPAIIANHDAVSQVFFKVKENEFKMNSPKSNTRGLIPHIEPDPIRFEEEKEEEDCKVEETKEHTKSKNSAFEKEAEKDEDHLESEVKGKPCWESFGCDMWRWRLTGIGALCSTGVAAAATLCMLLLGGRQRQKQQHQNQRIQFQIYGDDKRITQMVQQATRLNQALSAVRGAPMARHQNVAHISFRGYYDGL, encoded by the exons ATGGAGAAAACTTCCATAGACATGGATCTGGAGGAGTGGGAGTTCCTCCCTGACGGCAAGAGTTTCCTGGATTTTGGCCATGAGGGTGGCAAGGAGTTATCCTCCAAGGAGATCTGTTTTGATACCAAAGGAATCGTCGACATGAATTACTTCATCTGCCCGTCACCCACCTCTCGCTTCACCCATGCAGAGGAGGAGAATTCGAACCCTGCAAGCGAAACCAAACAAGCTCTACGTCCAACTGGTCCGGACCCAATagtagagaagaagaaggaggaggaggagcaagATGATGAGCTAGCCAAAGAGTTCAAGGACATCGGCGTCATCCCTCCGGCGATCATAGCCAACCATGACGCGGTGTCTCAAGTCTTCTTCAAGGTGAAGGAGAATGAATTCAAGATGAACTCTCCCAAGTCCAACACCAGGGGGCTCATCCCTCATATCGAACCCGACCCAATTCGattcgaggaggagaaggaggaggaggactgcAAGGTTGAGGAAACGAAGGAGCACACGAAGTCAAAGAATTCAGCATTTGAGAAAGAGGCGGAGAAAGACGAGGACCATCTGGAGTCTGAGGTCAAAGGCAAGCCTTGCTGGGAGAGCTTTGGTTGTGATATGTGGAGGTGGAGATTGACCGGTATTGGAGCTCTCTGCTCCACTGGAGTggctgctgccgccaccctaTGTATGCTTCTTTTGGGCGGCCGGCAGCGGCAGAAGCAGCAGCACCAGAACCAGAGGATCCAGTTCCAGATCTATGGCGATGACAAG AGGATCACGCAGATGGTGCAGCAGGCCACAAGGCTGAACCAGGCGCTTTCGGCAGTGAGGGGGGCTCCCATGGCAAGGCATCAAAACGTGGCACACATATCATTTCGTGGATACTACGATGGGCTCTGA